A genomic region of Actinomycetota bacterium contains the following coding sequences:
- a CDS encoding nucleotide sugar dehydrogenase: MTITAAKPTATIRLGGQALPFDIAYLPVGPADLVRAERAASSGRLPRRGTHRSGCGRARSSQQPGSPSETSRLHSREHVRDSPHPFGATRVQGHTEFFRTESWTSGIVGLGYVGLPLAVTASRRGLRAIGFDIDAERVERIRQGESPVEDITDAELKQALADGLDITDDESRLAEADALFLCVPSPLGRNRQPDMSYIERAVETVTRVARPGQLVSLESTSYPGTTEEMVVPAVEAAGLRVDEDVAVCFSPERVDPGNLLRTGQIPKVIGGVTALSGEVGAAAYARLVDRVHVVSSARAAELTKLLENTYRSVNIALVNEMASLAHALDIDIWEVIEAAATKPFGFQPFWPGPGVGGHCIPLDPQYLAWRARELRFATRFIDLADQVNTQMPEYVVHRIWDELNNRGLPVFGTAVLAVGLAYKRNVSDDRESPALDVLHHLARRGAEISVLDPHVPPSRIQHHGFGVADPSSLEGFEAAVILTDHDSIDLARIADSVPFVFDTRGAYRRLGIERANVVPL; encoded by the coding sequence ATGACCATCACCGCAGCTAAACCGACGGCGACGATCCGGCTCGGAGGCCAGGCCCTGCCCTTCGACATCGCGTACCTCCCCGTAGGTCCAGCGGACCTCGTGCGCGCTGAGCGGGCAGCCTCGTCGGGGAGGCTACCGAGGCGTGGCACCCACCGGAGCGGCTGTGGTCGAGCACGGTCGAGCCAGCAGCCTGGATCGCCCTCCGAGACGTCTCGCCTTCACTCGCGCGAGCATGTGCGAGACTCCCCCCACCCGTTCGGAGCTACGCGCGTGCAGGGACACACCGAGTTCTTCCGCACCGAGTCCTGGACCTCCGGGATCGTCGGTCTCGGCTACGTCGGCCTCCCCTTGGCGGTCACCGCCAGCCGGCGCGGATTGCGCGCCATCGGGTTCGACATCGATGCAGAACGGGTCGAGCGCATACGCCAGGGCGAGTCTCCCGTCGAGGACATCACGGATGCCGAACTGAAGCAAGCCCTGGCGGATGGCCTGGACATCACCGATGACGAGTCGCGGCTCGCCGAGGCCGATGCCCTGTTCCTGTGTGTGCCCAGCCCGCTCGGCCGCAACCGCCAGCCCGATATGAGCTACATCGAGCGTGCGGTCGAGACCGTCACGCGAGTGGCCCGTCCCGGCCAGCTCGTGTCCCTCGAATCCACCTCGTACCCCGGAACTACCGAGGAGATGGTCGTGCCCGCGGTGGAAGCCGCGGGGCTCCGGGTCGACGAGGACGTTGCCGTCTGCTTCTCGCCCGAGCGTGTCGACCCCGGGAACCTGCTCCGGACCGGGCAGATCCCCAAGGTCATCGGTGGCGTGACCGCGTTGTCCGGCGAGGTCGGCGCCGCCGCGTACGCACGACTCGTCGATCGCGTTCACGTCGTGAGCTCCGCACGCGCCGCGGAGCTGACGAAACTTCTCGAGAACACGTACCGATCGGTGAACATCGCGTTGGTGAACGAGATGGCCTCGCTCGCCCACGCCCTAGACATCGACATCTGGGAGGTCATCGAGGCCGCGGCGACGAAGCCGTTCGGGTTCCAGCCGTTCTGGCCGGGACCTGGCGTGGGAGGTCATTGCATCCCGTTGGATCCGCAGTACCTGGCCTGGCGGGCTCGCGAGCTGCGCTTCGCCACCCGGTTCATCGACCTCGCGGACCAGGTCAACACGCAGATGCCCGAGTACGTCGTGCACCGGATCTGGGATGAACTGAACAACCGCGGGCTACCCGTCTTCGGCACGGCCGTGCTCGCCGTCGGCCTCGCCTACAAGCGCAACGTCTCCGATGATCGTGAATCACCGGCGCTCGACGTTCTCCATCACCTCGCGCGGCGCGGCGCCGAGATCAGCGTTCTCGATCCGCACGTCCCTCCTTCCAGGATCCAGCATCACGGCTTCGGCGTCGCCGATCCCTCTTCTCTCGAGGGCTTCGAAGCGGCAGTGATCCTGACGGATCACGATTCGATAGACCTCGCACGTATCGCCGATTCCGTGCCGTTCGTCTTCGACACCCGAGGGGCGTACCGCCGACTCGGCATCGAACGGGCGAACGTTGTCCCCCTGTGA
- a CDS encoding glycosyltransferase family 2 protein: MAGRGKTDESNRSRGEIGISAPSPLHEHRGCRRRCRCGEKLAAVSLASIIVPVYANEPSLPTLLDELTRLQQGWVDRGLEAVFVVDGSPDRSVEVLREQLPDCPFAAQLVLLSRNFGSFQAIRAGLEVAEGDHFATMAADLQDPVEAVERCLDAVSSGGHDVAVGTRESRNDPLLSRLTSGLFWRLYRRLVHAGVPRGGVDMFACNDRFRRHLLALPERNSSLIGLLFWLGFNRAEVSYVRRARVHGRSAWSFRRRVTYFVDSLFGFSDLPIRLLVLIGVLGVAASTLYGATVVIGRLTVGYPVPGYAATVTVVLFFAGLNSLGLGIIGAYVWRAFENTKSRPGYVVMETWRYDEARS, encoded by the coding sequence ATGGCGGGTCGTGGGAAGACTGACGAGAGCAACAGATCGCGCGGCGAGATCGGTATCTCTGCCCCTTCACCCCTTCATGAGCACCGAGGATGTCGACGTCGTTGTCGCTGCGGTGAGAAGTTGGCAGCCGTGAGCCTCGCGTCGATCATCGTTCCTGTGTACGCCAACGAACCGTCGTTGCCGACCCTGCTCGACGAGCTGACGCGACTCCAACAGGGTTGGGTCGATCGGGGACTCGAAGCCGTGTTCGTCGTCGATGGCAGTCCGGATCGGAGCGTCGAGGTACTGCGGGAGCAGCTGCCTGACTGTCCCTTCGCGGCGCAATTGGTCCTCCTGTCGAGGAACTTCGGCAGCTTCCAAGCGATACGCGCCGGGCTCGAGGTCGCCGAAGGTGACCACTTCGCGACCATGGCGGCGGATCTGCAGGATCCCGTCGAAGCGGTCGAGCGCTGCCTCGATGCGGTGTCCTCGGGCGGGCATGATGTGGCCGTAGGGACCAGGGAGTCGCGCAACGATCCGCTCCTGTCACGGCTCACCTCTGGTCTCTTCTGGAGGCTCTACCGGCGTCTGGTCCATGCTGGGGTGCCACGCGGCGGAGTCGACATGTTCGCCTGTAACGACCGTTTCCGTCGGCACCTGCTCGCCCTGCCGGAGAGGAACTCGTCACTCATCGGCCTGCTCTTCTGGCTCGGGTTCAACCGAGCCGAGGTCTCGTATGTCCGTCGCGCCCGTGTGCACGGTCGGAGCGCCTGGAGTTTCAGGCGGCGCGTGACCTACTTCGTAGACAGTCTCTTCGGCTTCTCGGACCTGCCGATCCGTCTCCTCGTGCTCATCGGGGTCCTCGGTGTGGCCGCTTCTACCTTGTACGGCGCCACAGTCGTGATCGGTCGTCTCACCGTCGGCTATCCCGTCCCGGGCTACGCAGCGACCGTCACGGTCGTGCTGTTCTTCGCGGGGTTGAACTCCCTCGGCCTCGGCATCATCGGCGCGTACGTCTGGCGGGCCTTCGAGAACACGAAGAGTCGCCCCGGGTACGTCGTCATGGAGACGTGGCGGTACGACGAGGCTCGATCGTGA
- a CDS encoding WxcM-like domain-containing protein, which yields MTGPSIHANAICESRHVGGGTRIWAFAHILPGARIGADCNICDHVFIENDVIVGDRVTVKSGVQLWDGVRIEDDVFIGPNATFTNDPFPRSRRHLDAHPVTTVERNASVGANATLLPGVTVGRGAMIGAGAVVVADVPPHAIVVGNPARIRGYASGHVSVRSSVPTVEPESRVPLVGGAMLMRLRVAEDMRGRLSVAEIGNGLPFPARRLFIVHDVPSEEVRGEHAHRACHQFLVCVSGRIKVMLDDGQERAEVTLDDPALGLHVPPLVWASQYRYESNAVLLVAASERYDPDDYIRDYAEFLAIVASHGGEDVNGSPADR from the coding sequence GTGACGGGCCCGTCGATCCACGCCAACGCGATCTGCGAGTCCCGCCACGTGGGGGGCGGCACTCGCATCTGGGCCTTCGCACACATCCTCCCCGGCGCGCGGATAGGTGCCGACTGCAACATCTGCGACCACGTGTTCATCGAGAACGATGTGATCGTGGGGGACCGCGTGACCGTGAAATCGGGAGTCCAGCTGTGGGATGGGGTCAGGATCGAAGACGACGTCTTCATCGGACCGAACGCGACCTTCACGAACGATCCCTTCCCCCGTAGCCGACGGCACCTCGACGCTCACCCCGTGACGACGGTGGAACGGAACGCTTCGGTAGGCGCCAACGCCACGCTGCTTCCAGGCGTCACCGTCGGCCGTGGAGCGATGATCGGGGCCGGCGCGGTGGTCGTGGCAGATGTCCCTCCGCACGCCATCGTCGTCGGGAACCCCGCACGCATCCGGGGTTACGCGAGTGGCCACGTCAGCGTGCGATCATCGGTTCCGACTGTGGAACCCGAGAGCCGAGTTCCACTCGTCGGCGGGGCGATGTTGATGCGACTCCGCGTCGCGGAGGACATGCGGGGTCGCCTTTCGGTTGCGGAGATCGGCAACGGCCTGCCGTTCCCTGCGCGCCGTCTGTTCATCGTCCACGACGTCCCATCGGAAGAGGTGCGCGGTGAGCACGCGCACCGGGCATGTCATCAGTTCCTGGTCTGCGTGAGCGGCCGGATCAAGGTCATGCTGGACGATGGACAGGAGCGGGCTGAGGTGACGCTGGACGATCCTGCTCTGGGGCTGCACGTTCCCCCCCTGGTGTGGGCGTCCCAGTACCGGTACGAGTCGAACGCGGTGCTGCTCGTGGCGGCGTCGGAGAGGTACGACCCGGACGATTACATCCGTGACTACGCCGAGTTCCTCGCCATCGTCGCGTCTCACGGCGGCGAGGACGTCAACGGCTCCCCAGCAGATCGCTGA
- a CDS encoding glycosyltransferase — MIVLSDIAHDTRVRREASALATAGHEVVIVCRNAKGWDDAPSGVSVRAASAASPFPAASSRRLGPTGRLARWLLLPRHREAVEMTFRRSAGALVAASADFDVVHAHDLPTLPVAASVARDGGAALVYDAHECWTGRPRYGRPTPWKRYRQRTLESRLGGAARAVLTVSDGLAEWFDRTYGWRDVVVVRNTFPSVAPRPVPPPTGVVYAGRLGPGRDLPTVVSAMRRRMDLRLILVGPVDRTWLRGADLAGVDVREPILVDEVGSLYRDSGIAVVPMEDGPLNHRVALPNKLFHAIQVGVPVVAADLPEIRRVVVSHGLGALYRPGDAESFLAALHRVASDHASYVERIGAVRQEFSWEVDSRRLLDVYDRLGAS; from the coding sequence ATGATCGTCCTGAGCGACATCGCTCACGACACGAGGGTGCGACGTGAGGCCTCCGCCCTCGCGACCGCCGGGCACGAGGTCGTCATCGTCTGTCGGAACGCCAAGGGGTGGGACGATGCACCTAGCGGCGTGTCCGTGCGGGCCGCCTCCGCGGCCTCGCCCTTCCCTGCGGCATCGTCCCGACGGCTCGGACCGACGGGCCGGCTGGCGAGGTGGCTGCTGCTCCCTCGCCACCGCGAGGCGGTCGAGATGACCTTCCGGCGTTCCGCCGGTGCGCTCGTCGCCGCATCGGCGGACTTCGATGTCGTGCACGCGCACGATCTACCCACCCTCCCGGTCGCCGCCTCCGTGGCGCGCGACGGCGGGGCGGCGCTGGTCTACGACGCCCACGAGTGCTGGACCGGCCGACCTCGCTACGGCCGTCCTACACCCTGGAAGCGGTATCGCCAGCGGACCCTCGAGTCGCGTCTGGGCGGAGCCGCGCGAGCGGTGCTGACCGTGAGCGATGGCCTCGCCGAGTGGTTCGACCGCACCTACGGGTGGCGTGACGTGGTGGTGGTGCGCAACACCTTCCCTTCGGTGGCGCCCCGACCGGTTCCGCCACCCACGGGCGTTGTCTACGCCGGTCGACTGGGTCCCGGCCGGGACCTTCCGACGGTCGTCTCGGCGATGCGTCGACGGATGGACCTACGACTGATCCTGGTCGGACCGGTGGATCGAACGTGGCTGCGGGGCGCGGACCTGGCCGGGGTCGACGTCCGCGAGCCGATCCTGGTCGACGAGGTGGGCTCGCTCTACCGCGACAGCGGCATCGCGGTCGTGCCGATGGAGGACGGTCCTCTGAACCACCGGGTAGCACTCCCGAACAAGCTCTTCCACGCGATCCAGGTCGGGGTCCCGGTCGTCGCGGCAGACCTACCTGAGATCCGTCGGGTCGTGGTGTCGCACGGACTCGGTGCTCTGTACCGACCAGGCGACGCGGAGTCCTTCCTTGCTGCGCTCCACCGCGTGGCGAGCGATCATGCCTCCTACGTCGAACGCATCGGCGCGGTCCGCCAGGAGTTCTCGTGGGAAGTAGACTCCCGACGGCTCCTCGATGTGTACGACCGACTCGGAGCCTCCTGA
- a CDS encoding glycosyltransferase: protein MSVTDLSPRVLMLVINPMTADTRVDKQATALGAAGYDVTVLATAGEGLPSSEDRGDYAVTRLSYRRVIKDRVVDRRVREKSRHRDARYLVRAAIINRPVTDRGLLSLVVGWLHLLAIVGREIVSRLRWAVAGAVLKLVRSRILVAEYDAGMLSRVPAIMRRCDVVHAHDLGPLRGAIRLARHWSEQHPDLPRPRVIYDAHEFYVEQTTKWKRLESGLWRLHAQRWIRKADAVITVSDGIADAMQRRYRLRTRPIVIYNAPHDDPSEVAPSDLRRDVGIGSDEALAVYVGAVKEGRGIDRLLPALGQGRWHLALVGPGTDPQLHTVIAEARRVGLDDRLHVIPPVPAAALPSYISTADVGIHPMEPTCLNHDLALPNKLFDYVFGGLPIAVTDLREMGRFVRQYGLGLTFDVGNPGSVGATVEELVSHGEMYRASPELRGVLAERYGWRAQADKLLRVYDDLTAEVTGPALPARPVGVQGGDHDG, encoded by the coding sequence GTGAGCGTCACGGACCTCTCTCCCCGCGTGCTCATGCTGGTCATCAACCCGATGACGGCGGACACGCGCGTCGACAAGCAGGCCACCGCTCTGGGAGCGGCCGGCTACGACGTGACCGTCCTGGCGACGGCCGGGGAGGGACTGCCGAGCTCCGAGGATCGCGGCGACTACGCCGTCACCCGCCTGTCGTACCGCCGGGTGATCAAGGACCGTGTCGTCGACCGGCGCGTACGTGAGAAGTCACGGCACCGTGACGCCCGGTACCTCGTCCGCGCCGCCATCATCAACCGGCCGGTCACGGACCGCGGTCTGCTGTCGTTGGTCGTCGGTTGGCTGCACCTGCTCGCGATCGTCGGGCGTGAGATCGTCTCGCGGTTGCGATGGGCCGTCGCGGGAGCGGTCTTGAAGCTCGTGCGCAGCCGCATCCTGGTCGCCGAGTACGACGCCGGCATGCTCTCGCGGGTGCCCGCCATCATGCGACGGTGCGACGTCGTGCATGCCCACGACCTCGGGCCTTTGAGGGGTGCGATCCGCCTCGCTCGGCACTGGTCCGAACAGCATCCTGACCTTCCGAGGCCTCGTGTGATCTACGACGCGCACGAGTTCTACGTGGAGCAGACGACGAAGTGGAAGCGCCTCGAGAGCGGGCTGTGGCGTCTCCACGCTCAGCGGTGGATCCGGAAGGCCGATGCCGTGATCACGGTGTCGGACGGGATCGCCGATGCGATGCAACGCCGGTACCGACTCCGGACACGACCGATCGTGATCTACAACGCTCCTCACGACGATCCCTCCGAGGTGGCCCCATCGGACCTGCGTCGTGACGTCGGGATCGGGTCCGACGAGGCGCTGGCGGTGTACGTCGGGGCGGTCAAGGAGGGGCGGGGGATCGACCGGCTGCTGCCCGCCCTCGGGCAGGGCCGGTGGCATCTCGCGCTCGTCGGGCCCGGAACCGATCCGCAACTGCACACCGTGATCGCGGAGGCCCGACGAGTCGGGCTCGACGACCGGCTCCACGTGATCCCGCCCGTGCCCGCCGCCGCGCTTCCCTCGTACATCAGCACGGCCGATGTCGGTATCCATCCGATGGAGCCGACCTGTCTCAACCACGACCTCGCGCTGCCGAACAAGCTGTTCGACTACGTCTTCGGCGGGTTGCCCATCGCGGTGACGGACCTGCGCGAGATGGGACGCTTCGTCCGTCAGTACGGCCTCGGTCTCACCTTCGACGTGGGTAACCCGGGGTCGGTCGGCGCCACGGTGGAGGAGCTGGTCTCGCACGGGGAGATGTACCGAGCTTCGCCCGAGCTTCGGGGCGTCCTCGCCGAGCGGTACGGTTGGCGGGCGCAGGCGGACAAGTTGCTGCGCGTCTACGACGACCTGACCGCGGAGGTGACCGGTCCCGCGCTGCCTGCGAGGCCGGTTGGTGTTCAGGGAGGCGACCATGATGGCTAG
- a CDS encoding ABC transporter permease: protein MMARTQAPVYVYEPHGTHRLPVLGTYLRRLWGRRAFLYYQARADLKARHFDTWFGQLWVLLNPMLLASVYWLLVTVIRGSSRGLGFLTFLFGGLFTFYYTRNSIGTGAKSVVGGVGLITNTTMPRALLPLSSVLTALMLYIPTLLVYAVFHVLADLPVGPQMLGLPLIVALLTVFNVGLAMLFGTLTVYFRDTSAFLPYLLRIWLYVSPVLYRFDEIPSGISDVIVTILKINPMYPMLESWHQILSDGRWPDQGLLGLSALWAFACLVVGMWVFLAREREFAVRI from the coding sequence ATGATGGCTAGGACGCAGGCTCCGGTCTATGTCTACGAACCGCACGGCACCCATCGCCTGCCGGTGCTGGGCACGTACCTGCGCCGCCTGTGGGGACGTCGTGCGTTCCTGTACTACCAGGCACGAGCCGACCTGAAAGCCAGGCACTTCGACACGTGGTTCGGTCAGCTGTGGGTCCTGCTCAACCCGATGCTGCTCGCATCGGTCTACTGGCTACTCGTCACGGTCATCCGCGGCTCCTCCCGGGGCCTGGGCTTCCTGACGTTCCTCTTCGGAGGCCTTTTCACCTTCTACTACACGCGCAACTCGATCGGCACCGGCGCCAAGTCGGTCGTCGGTGGGGTGGGCCTCATCACGAACACGACGATGCCGCGGGCCCTTCTGCCCCTGTCGTCGGTGCTGACCGCGCTGATGCTGTACATCCCCACCTTGCTCGTGTACGCCGTCTTCCACGTCCTCGCGGACCTACCCGTGGGGCCACAGATGCTCGGCCTGCCCCTCATCGTCGCCTTGCTCACCGTCTTCAACGTCGGCCTCGCCATGCTGTTCGGGACGCTGACCGTCTACTTCCGGGACACGAGCGCCTTCCTGCCGTACCTGCTCAGGATCTGGCTCTACGTCTCGCCTGTGCTCTACCGCTTCGACGAGATCCCCAGCGGGATCTCCGACGTCATCGTGACGATCCTGAAGATCAACCCCATGTACCCGATGCTCGAGTCGTGGCATCAGATCCTCAGCGACGGACGGTGGCCCGATCAGGGCCTGCTCGGACTCAGCGCGCTGTGGGCGTTCGCCTGCCTCGTCGTCGGCATGTGGGTCTTCCTGGCGCGCGAACGCGAGTTCGCGGTTCGGATCTGA
- a CDS encoding ABC transporter ATP-binding protein, whose amino-acid sequence MNADTTRDELALEVDDLTVRYRTNVDKVPTLKTTLRRLTRRTRTVRHITALEDVSFTLPRGNVLGVIGANGAGKSTLLRAIAGILPPAKGRVVVRGEVTTLLSLGIGFNKALSGRENVFLGGLAAGRSPEEVEYDFEKIVAFAELEEWIDMPVSTYSSGMYGRLAFAVATQLDPDILLIDETLSAGDASFREKAKARMMGVVQNAGTIVLVTHGLGVIKELATDCVWLHKGHVMAHGEPDAVVDQYTEFVNVKRTSVVMEDV is encoded by the coding sequence GTGAACGCAGACACCACCCGCGACGAGCTCGCGCTCGAGGTCGATGATCTGACCGTCCGCTACCGGACGAACGTCGACAAGGTGCCGACGCTGAAGACCACCCTGCGGCGACTGACTCGGCGGACACGCACCGTCCGGCACATCACGGCGCTCGAGGACGTCTCGTTCACCCTCCCGCGAGGCAACGTCCTCGGGGTCATCGGAGCGAACGGGGCGGGCAAATCCACGCTCCTGCGCGCCATCGCAGGGATCCTCCCACCTGCCAAGGGGAGGGTCGTCGTCAGAGGAGAGGTCACCACGCTCCTGTCTCTCGGGATCGGTTTCAACAAGGCGCTCAGCGGCCGCGAGAACGTCTTCCTGGGTGGGCTCGCGGCGGGGCGGTCGCCCGAGGAGGTCGAGTACGACTTCGAGAAGATCGTCGCGTTCGCGGAGCTCGAAGAGTGGATCGACATGCCCGTCAGCACCTACTCATCAGGCATGTACGGTCGCCTCGCCTTCGCCGTCGCCACGCAGCTCGACCCGGACATCCTCCTCATCGACGAGACGCTGTCCGCCGGGGATGCCAGCTTCCGCGAGAAGGCGAAGGCACGGATGATGGGCGTGGTCCAGAACGCCGGCACGATCGTGCTGGTCACGCACGGACTCGGCGTCATCAAGGAGCTCGCGACCGATTGCGTCTGGCTGCACAAGGGACACGTCATGGCTCACGGCGAGCCGGACGCCGTGGTCGATCAGTACACCGAGTTCGTCAACGTCAAACGCACCTCCGTCGTGATGGAGGATGTGTGA
- a CDS encoding glycosyltransferase translates to MLDVLVATTAHDVADARLHRLVSGMAAAGLDVAVEGIGRREDAPAAALDVRVHAGRPRLVRAWRALRTVATARARVLVVVDPELILLAPLWRALHRAPVVADVHEDYAAVVHDRWWLPSWSRPLGSFAARMVPRAAARADLTVVADHHVPPLDDRMVVRNLPRLDDLPTPAPRDDAPRAVYVGDVRASRGLHTMVDTVVSTEPWTLDLIGAISAGDAAWVRERAARGGRPDAVRVHGRRPPDGSWAIASGAWIGFAVLADTPAFRQAMPTKLYEYAAMGIPPLVSDLEPLRRFVAESGGGVVTDGAEAVTARLRAWRDDPTPLDRLREAGRAWAEAHLTTPSPFDDLGVAVRRLVRPAAGDLR, encoded by the coding sequence GTGCTCGACGTCCTCGTAGCCACCACGGCTCACGACGTGGCGGATGCACGTCTGCACCGGCTGGTCTCCGGGATGGCTGCGGCCGGCCTCGACGTCGCCGTCGAGGGCATCGGGCGTCGCGAGGACGCACCAGCCGCGGCACTGGACGTCCGTGTGCACGCTGGTCGGCCTCGGCTCGTCCGCGCCTGGCGTGCTCTGCGTACCGTCGCTACCGCTCGTGCCCGCGTCCTGGTCGTCGTCGATCCGGAGCTGATCCTGCTGGCACCTCTCTGGCGCGCGTTGCATCGAGCCCCAGTGGTCGCGGACGTCCACGAGGACTACGCCGCGGTGGTCCACGACCGCTGGTGGCTCCCGTCGTGGTCGCGCCCCCTCGGCTCCTTCGCAGCCCGGATGGTTCCCCGTGCCGCCGCGCGCGCCGACCTGACCGTCGTGGCTGACCATCACGTCCCTCCGCTCGATGACCGGATGGTCGTCCGCAACCTGCCGCGGCTCGACGACCTGCCCACGCCAGCTCCGCGGGATGACGCGCCCCGGGCGGTGTACGTCGGTGATGTTCGTGCGTCGCGGGGTCTGCACACGATGGTCGACACGGTGGTGAGCACCGAACCGTGGACGCTCGATCTGATCGGCGCCATCTCAGCCGGCGATGCCGCCTGGGTCCGTGAGCGCGCGGCACGTGGGGGCCGCCCTGACGCGGTCCGGGTTCACGGGCGGCGGCCCCCCGACGGGTCGTGGGCCATCGCGTCCGGAGCCTGGATCGGCTTCGCGGTACTCGCGGACACCCCTGCGTTCCGGCAGGCCATGCCGACCAAGCTCTACGAGTACGCGGCGATGGGCATCCCCCCCCTGGTCTCGGACCTCGAGCCGCTGCGGCGTTTCGTCGCGGAGAGCGGGGGAGGAGTCGTGACGGACGGAGCCGAAGCCGTGACAGCTAGACTCCGGGCGTGGAGGGATGACCCGACTCCGCTCGACCGCCTCCGCGAGGCGGGTCGGGCCTGGGCCGAGGCTCACCTGACAACCCCATCCCCCTTCGATGACCTGGGTGTCGCGGTGCGACGCCTCGTCCGACCTGCTGCGGGAGACCTCCGATGA
- a CDS encoding N-acetyltransferase — MSARILPSADVDERARIGAGTVVWHLAQIREDAEVGPDCTIGRGAYVDVGVKLGANCKIQNHALLYAPAELEDGVFVGPAVVFTNDGYPRAVNPDGKLKSAADWEARGVSVGRGASIGARSVVLGGVRIGSWAMVAAGAVVTRDVPAYALVVGVPARRVAWVGPAGVPLELDDRDHLICPATGQMFRERDGDLEELA, encoded by the coding sequence ATGAGCGCTCGTATCCTGCCCAGTGCAGACGTGGACGAACGAGCCAGGATCGGCGCCGGAACCGTGGTCTGGCACCTGGCGCAGATCCGTGAAGATGCTGAGGTCGGTCCCGACTGCACGATCGGTCGTGGCGCGTACGTCGATGTCGGCGTCAAGCTCGGAGCGAACTGCAAGATCCAGAACCACGCTCTGCTGTACGCGCCGGCCGAACTCGAGGACGGGGTGTTCGTGGGTCCGGCGGTCGTCTTCACCAACGATGGCTACCCCAGAGCCGTCAACCCCGACGGGAAGCTGAAGTCCGCCGCCGACTGGGAAGCGCGGGGCGTGAGCGTGGGCCGCGGGGCCTCGATCGGCGCGCGGTCGGTCGTCCTTGGCGGTGTGCGCATCGGGTCCTGGGCGATGGTCGCTGCCGGTGCGGTCGTGACGCGTGACGTCCCGGCGTACGCGCTCGTCGTGGGTGTCCCGGCTCGACGAGTGGCGTGGGTCGGCCCCGCGGGGGTGCCGCTCGAGCTCGATGACCGCGATCACCTCATCTGTCCCGCGACCGGTCAGATGTTCCGAGAACGTGATGGCGACCTGGAGGAACTGGCGTGA
- a CDS encoding DegT/DnrJ/EryC1/StrS family aminotransferase → MIPIAKPLIGDEERAAVDAVLRSGALAQGPEVAAFEDEFSDLVEGRHCVAVNAGTSALHLALLAAGVGPGDEVVVPSFTFAATANSVRLVGATPVFVDIEPATFTIDPEAVAAAITPRTAAIMPVHLYGHPARMRELVVLAQRHGLLVIEDAAQAHAGELDGEPIGTFGSIAAFSFYPTKNMTTGEGGMIVTDDADVARRCRLFRNQGMEERYRNEVVGFNLRMTDIGAAIGRVQLGRLAGWTERRIANARHLDDHLQTVVTPPVASGAKHVYHQYTVRSDRRDELGEVLPRRGVGVGVYYPVPVHRLPSFDLRLDLPETERAAAEVLSLPVGPHLTPADLEHIVEAVNS, encoded by the coding sequence GTGATCCCGATCGCGAAGCCACTCATCGGCGACGAGGAACGGGCCGCCGTCGACGCCGTGCTCCGTTCCGGCGCACTGGCGCAGGGTCCAGAGGTAGCGGCCTTCGAGGACGAGTTCTCGGACCTGGTCGAGGGACGCCACTGCGTCGCGGTGAACGCCGGCACGTCGGCTCTTCACCTGGCGCTGCTCGCGGCCGGCGTCGGTCCGGGCGATGAGGTCGTCGTGCCATCGTTCACCTTCGCGGCGACCGCGAACTCGGTCCGGCTCGTCGGTGCGACACCGGTCTTCGTCGACATCGAACCTGCGACCTTCACCATCGATCCGGAGGCTGTCGCAGCCGCGATAACCCCCCGCACAGCCGCGATCATGCCCGTTCACCTGTACGGGCACCCCGCCCGCATGCGTGAGCTGGTGGTGCTCGCCCAGCGGCACGGGCTGCTGGTCATCGAGGACGCCGCCCAGGCACACGCCGGGGAACTCGACGGCGAGCCGATCGGCACGTTCGGCTCGATCGCAGCGTTCAGCTTCTACCCCACCAAGAACATGACCACGGGCGAGGGGGGGATGATCGTCACCGATGACGCCGACGTCGCGCGGCGCTGTCGGCTCTTCCGCAACCAGGGCATGGAGGAGCGCTACCGCAACGAGGTCGTGGGCTTCAACCTCAGGATGACCGATATCGGGGCGGCCATCGGTCGCGTCCAGCTCGGCCGGCTCGCGGGCTGGACCGAGCGGCGGATCGCCAACGCGCGCCACCTCGATGACCACCTGCAGACCGTGGTGACACCACCCGTTGCATCGGGCGCCAAGCACGTCTACCACCAGTACACCGTGCGGTCCGACCGTCGTGACGAGCTCGGCGAGGTCCTGCCGCGTCGTGGCGTCGGAGTCGGTGTGTACTACCCCGTTCCGGTCCACCGACTGCCCTCGTTCGACCTGCGGCTCGATCTGCCAGAGACGGAGCGGGCCGCAGCGGAGGTGCTGTCGCTGCCGGTCGGTCCGCACCTCACGCCGGCCGATCTCGAGCACATCGTCGAGGCGGTGAACTCGTGA